A stretch of the Apteryx mantelli isolate bAptMan1 chromosome 3, bAptMan1.hap1, whole genome shotgun sequence genome encodes the following:
- the XPO1 gene encoding exportin-1 isoform X2, with the protein MPAIMTMLADHAARQLLDFNQKLDINLLDNVVNCLYHGEGAQQRMAQEVLTHLKEHPDAWTRVDTILEFSQNMNTKYYGLQILENVIKTRWKILPRNQCEGIKKYVVGLIIKTSSDPTCVEKEKVYIGKLNMILVQILKQEWPKHWPTFISDIVGASRTSESLCQNNMVILKLLSEEVFDFSSGQITQVKAKHLKDSMCNEFSQIFQLCQFVMENSQNAPLVHATLETLLRFLNWIPLGYIFETKLISTLIYKFLNVPMFRNVSLKCLTEIAGVSVSQYEEQFVTLFTLTMMQLKQMLPLNTNIRLAYSNGKDDEQNFIQNLSLFLCTFLKEHGQLIEKRLNLRETLMEALHYMLLVSEVEETEIFKICLEYWNHLAAELYRESPFSTSASPLLSGSQHFDVPPRRQLYLPVLSKVRLLMVSRMAKPEEVLVVENDQGEVVREFMKDTDSINLYKNMRETLVYLTHLDYADTERIMTEKLHNQVNGTEWSWKNLNTLCWAIGSISGAMHEEDEKRFLVTVIKDLLGLCEQKRGKDNKAIIASNIMYIVGQYPRFLRAHWKFLKTVVNKLFEFMHETHDGVQDMACDTFIKIAQKCRRHFVQVQVGEVMPFIDEILNNINTIICDLQPQQVHTFYEAVGYMIGAQTDQTVQEHLIEKYMLLPNQVWDSIIQQATKNVDILKDPETVKQLGSILKTNVRACKAVGHPFVIQLGRIYLDMLNVYKCLSENISAAIQANVLIDYQRNVPAAREPEVLSTMAIIVNKLGGHITAEIPQIFDAVFECTLNMINKDFEEYPEHRTNFFLLLQAVNSHCFPAFLAIPPAQFKLVLDSIIWAFKHTMRNVADTGLQILYTLLQNVAQEEAAAQSFYQTYFCDILQHIFSVVTDTSHTAGLTMHASILAYMFNLVEEGKISTPLNPGNPVNNQMFIQEYVANLLKSAFPHLQDAQVKLFVTGLFSLNQDIPAFKEHLRDFLVQIKEFAGEDTSDLFLEERETALRQAQEEKHKLQMSVPGILNPHEIPEEMCD; encoded by the exons GTATAAAAAAGTATGTTGTCGGCCTAATTATCAAGACCTCATCTGACCCAACATGTGTAGAA aaaGAGAAAGTGTATATTGGGAAACTGAATATGATTCTTGTTCAG ATACTGAAACAGGAATGGCCAAAGCACTGGCCAACTTTTATAAGCGATATTGTGGGAGCAAGCAGGACAAGTGAAAGCCTTTGTCAGAACAATATGGTGATCCTTAAGCTATTGAGTGAAGAAGTGTTTGACTTTTCCAGTGGCCAGATAACTCAAGTAAAAGCTAAGCATTTGAAAGACAG TATGTGCAATGAATTCTCTCAGATATTTCAACTGTGTCAATTTGTGATG GAAAACTCCCAAAATGCTCCCTTAGTCCATGCAACTTTGGAAACTTTGCTACGATTTCTGAACTGGATTCCTCTGGGATATATATTTGAGACCAAGTTAATCAGCACACTAATATACAAG tTCTTAAATGTTCCCATGTTTCGAAACGTCTCTTTGAAGTGCCTCACAGAGATTGCCGGTGTCAGTGTCAGCCAATATGAGGAACAGTTTGTAACACTTTTTACATTGACCATGATGCAGTTAAAACAG ATGCTTCCTTTAAATACCAATATTCGACTTGCATACTCAAATGGAAAAGATGATGAACAGAACTTCATTCAGAACCTCAGTTTGTTTCTCTGCACGTTCCTCAAGGAACATGGTCAACTTATAGAAAAGAGATTAAATCTGAGGGAAACATTAATGGAG GCTCTTCATTATATGTTGTTGGTATCAGAAGTTgaagaaactgaaatattcaaGATTTGTCTTGAATATTGGAATCATTTAGCTGCTGAGCTGTATAGGGAAAGTCCGTTTTCAACGTCTGCTTCTCCATTGCTTTCGGGAAGTCAACACTTTGATGTTCCTCCGAGGAGACAGCTTTATTTGCCTGTACTGTCCAAG GTCCGATTGTTAATGGTTAGCCGTATGGCTAAACCAGAAGAAGTGCTCGTTGTGGAAAATGATCAAGGAGAAGTAGTGCGAGAATTCATGAAGGATACGGATTCCATAAACCTGTATAAAAACATGAGAGAAACATTGG TTTATCTTACACATTTGGATTATGCGGATACAGAACGAATAATGACAGAAAAACTTCACAATCAAGTGAATGGAACGGAATGGTCATGGAAAAATTTGAATACCCTGTGTTGGGCTATAGGCTCAATCAGTGGAGCAATGCAtgaagaagatgaaaaaagaTTTCTTGTTACAGTAATTAAG GATCTCCTGGGACTCTGTGAACAAAAGCGAGGAAAAGATAATAAAGCCATTATTGCATCAAATATAATGTATATAGTAGGTCAGTACCCACGGTTTTTGAGAGCTCACTGGAAATTTTTGAAGACAGTAGTCAACAAGCTGTTTGAATTTATGCATG AAACCCATGATGGCGTCCAGGATATGGCTTGCGATACCTTCATAAAAATAGCACAAAAATGCCGCCGACATTTTGTTCAGGTTCAAGTGGGAGAGGTCATGCCGTTTATCGATGAAATCCTAAACAATATTAATACAATCATCTGTGATCTTCAGCCACAACAG GTGCATACATTCTATGAAGCGGTAGGATACATGATCGGGGCACAGACAGACCAGACTGTACAGGAGCATCTGATAGAAAAATATATGTTGCTCCCTAATCAAGTATGGGACAGCATAATTCAACAGGCAACAAAA AATGTTGATATCTTAAAGGATCCTGAAACAGTTAAGCAGCTGGGTAGCATTCTGAAAACAAACGTAAGAGCATGTAAAGCAGTTGGCCACCCCTTTGTGATTCAGCTTGGAAGAATTTATTTAGATATGCTGAATGTGTACAAGTGCCtaagtgaaaatatttctgcagctATCCAGGCTAATG TTCTCATTGACTACCAGAGAAATGTTCCAGCTGCTAGAGAACCCGAAGTACTTAGTACTATGGCTATCATTGTAAACAAGCTGGGCGGACACATTACTGCCGAAATACCTCAGATATTCGATGCTGTTTTTGAATGCACGTTAAATATGATCAATAAG GACTTTGAAGAGTATCCTGAACACAGAACAAACTTTTTCTTACTACTCCAGGCTGTAAATTCGCATTGCTTCCCAGCATTCCTGGCTATTCCACCTGCACAGTTCAAACTAGTTCTGGATTCTATTATTTGGGCTTTCAAACATACAATGAGAAATGTTGCAGATACAG GGCTTCAAATACTTTATACTCTATTACAAAATGTTGCGCAAGAAGAGGCTGCTGCCCAGAGTTTTTATCAGACATATTTCTGTGATATCCTTCAGCACATTTTCTCAGTTGTAACAGACACCTCACACACTGCTG GTTTGACAATGCATGCATCAATCCTTGCATACATGTTCAACTTAgtagaagagggaaaaataagtACTCCATTAAACCCTGGGAATCCAGTGAACAACCAAATGTTTATTCAGGAGTATGTTGCTAATCTTCTCAAATCCGCTTTTCCTCATCTGCAAGA TGCCCAGGTTAAGCTGTTCGTAACTGGACTCTTCAGTTTAAACCAGGATATTCCTGCTTTCAAAGAACACCTAAGGGATTTCCTGGTACAAATTAAG GAATTTGCAGGTGAAGACACATCGGACTTATTCTTGGAGGAAAGAGAAACGGCCCTTCGGCAGGCTCAAGAGGAGAAACATAAACTTCAGATGTCTGTCCCTGGCATCCTTAATCCACATGAAATTCCTGAGGAGATGTgcgattaa
- the XPO1 gene encoding exportin-1 isoform X1 produces MPAIMTMLADHAARQLLDFNQKLDINLLDNVVNCLYHGEGAQQRMAQEVLTHLKEHPDAWTRVDTILEFSQNMNTKYYGLQILENVIKTRWKILPRNQCEGIKKYVVGLIIKTSSDPTCVEKEKVYIGKLNMILVQILKQEWPKHWPTFISDIVGASRTSESLCQNNMVILKLLSEEVFDFSSGQITQVKAKHLKDSMCNEFSQIFQLCQFVMENSQNAPLVHATLETLLRFLNWIPLGYIFETKLISTLIYKFLNVPMFRNVSLKCLTEIAGVSVSQYEEQFVTLFTLTMMQLKQMLPLNTNIRLAYSNGKDDEQNFIQNLSLFLCTFLKEHGQLIEKRLNLRETLMEALHYMLLVSEVEETEIFKICLEYWNHLAAELYRESPFSTSASPLLSGSQHFDVPPRRQLYLPVLSKVRLLMVSRMAKPEEVLVVENDQGEVVREFMKDTDSINLYKNMRETLVYLTHLDYADTERIMTEKLHNQVNGTEWSWKNLNTLCWAIGSISGAMHEEDEKRFLVTVIKDLLGLCEQKRGKDNKAIIASNIMYIVGQYPRFLRAHWKFLKTVVNKLFEFMHETHDGVQDMACDTFIKIAQKCRRHFVQVQVGEVMPFIDEILNNINTIICDLQPQQVHTFYEAVGYMIGAQTDQTVQEHLIEKYMLLPNQVWDSIIQQATKNVDILKDPETVKQLGSILKTNVRACKAVGHPFVIQLGRIYLDMLNVYKCLSENISAAIQANGEMVTKQPLIRSMRTVKRETLKLISGWVSRSNDPQMVAENFVPPLLDAVLIDYQRNVPAAREPEVLSTMAIIVNKLGGHITAEIPQIFDAVFECTLNMINKDFEEYPEHRTNFFLLLQAVNSHCFPAFLAIPPAQFKLVLDSIIWAFKHTMRNVADTGLQILYTLLQNVAQEEAAAQSFYQTYFCDILQHIFSVVTDTSHTAGLTMHASILAYMFNLVEEGKISTPLNPGNPVNNQMFIQEYVANLLKSAFPHLQDAQVKLFVTGLFSLNQDIPAFKEHLRDFLVQIKEFAGEDTSDLFLEERETALRQAQEEKHKLQMSVPGILNPHEIPEEMCD; encoded by the exons GTATAAAAAAGTATGTTGTCGGCCTAATTATCAAGACCTCATCTGACCCAACATGTGTAGAA aaaGAGAAAGTGTATATTGGGAAACTGAATATGATTCTTGTTCAG ATACTGAAACAGGAATGGCCAAAGCACTGGCCAACTTTTATAAGCGATATTGTGGGAGCAAGCAGGACAAGTGAAAGCCTTTGTCAGAACAATATGGTGATCCTTAAGCTATTGAGTGAAGAAGTGTTTGACTTTTCCAGTGGCCAGATAACTCAAGTAAAAGCTAAGCATTTGAAAGACAG TATGTGCAATGAATTCTCTCAGATATTTCAACTGTGTCAATTTGTGATG GAAAACTCCCAAAATGCTCCCTTAGTCCATGCAACTTTGGAAACTTTGCTACGATTTCTGAACTGGATTCCTCTGGGATATATATTTGAGACCAAGTTAATCAGCACACTAATATACAAG tTCTTAAATGTTCCCATGTTTCGAAACGTCTCTTTGAAGTGCCTCACAGAGATTGCCGGTGTCAGTGTCAGCCAATATGAGGAACAGTTTGTAACACTTTTTACATTGACCATGATGCAGTTAAAACAG ATGCTTCCTTTAAATACCAATATTCGACTTGCATACTCAAATGGAAAAGATGATGAACAGAACTTCATTCAGAACCTCAGTTTGTTTCTCTGCACGTTCCTCAAGGAACATGGTCAACTTATAGAAAAGAGATTAAATCTGAGGGAAACATTAATGGAG GCTCTTCATTATATGTTGTTGGTATCAGAAGTTgaagaaactgaaatattcaaGATTTGTCTTGAATATTGGAATCATTTAGCTGCTGAGCTGTATAGGGAAAGTCCGTTTTCAACGTCTGCTTCTCCATTGCTTTCGGGAAGTCAACACTTTGATGTTCCTCCGAGGAGACAGCTTTATTTGCCTGTACTGTCCAAG GTCCGATTGTTAATGGTTAGCCGTATGGCTAAACCAGAAGAAGTGCTCGTTGTGGAAAATGATCAAGGAGAAGTAGTGCGAGAATTCATGAAGGATACGGATTCCATAAACCTGTATAAAAACATGAGAGAAACATTGG TTTATCTTACACATTTGGATTATGCGGATACAGAACGAATAATGACAGAAAAACTTCACAATCAAGTGAATGGAACGGAATGGTCATGGAAAAATTTGAATACCCTGTGTTGGGCTATAGGCTCAATCAGTGGAGCAATGCAtgaagaagatgaaaaaagaTTTCTTGTTACAGTAATTAAG GATCTCCTGGGACTCTGTGAACAAAAGCGAGGAAAAGATAATAAAGCCATTATTGCATCAAATATAATGTATATAGTAGGTCAGTACCCACGGTTTTTGAGAGCTCACTGGAAATTTTTGAAGACAGTAGTCAACAAGCTGTTTGAATTTATGCATG AAACCCATGATGGCGTCCAGGATATGGCTTGCGATACCTTCATAAAAATAGCACAAAAATGCCGCCGACATTTTGTTCAGGTTCAAGTGGGAGAGGTCATGCCGTTTATCGATGAAATCCTAAACAATATTAATACAATCATCTGTGATCTTCAGCCACAACAG GTGCATACATTCTATGAAGCGGTAGGATACATGATCGGGGCACAGACAGACCAGACTGTACAGGAGCATCTGATAGAAAAATATATGTTGCTCCCTAATCAAGTATGGGACAGCATAATTCAACAGGCAACAAAA AATGTTGATATCTTAAAGGATCCTGAAACAGTTAAGCAGCTGGGTAGCATTCTGAAAACAAACGTAAGAGCATGTAAAGCAGTTGGCCACCCCTTTGTGATTCAGCTTGGAAGAATTTATTTAGATATGCTGAATGTGTACAAGTGCCtaagtgaaaatatttctgcagctATCCAGGCTAATG GTGAAATGGTAACAAAACAGCCATTGATTAGAAGTATGAGAACTGTAAAAAGGGAAACCTTAAAACTAATTTCTGGCTGGGTGAGCAGGTCCAATGATCCGCAGATG GTAGCTGAAAACTTTGTTCCTCCCTTGTTGGATGCAGTTCTCATTGACTACCAGAGAAATGTTCCAGCTGCTAGAGAACCCGAAGTACTTAGTACTATGGCTATCATTGTAAACAAGCTGGGCGGACACATTACTGCCGAAATACCTCAGATATTCGATGCTGTTTTTGAATGCACGTTAAATATGATCAATAAG GACTTTGAAGAGTATCCTGAACACAGAACAAACTTTTTCTTACTACTCCAGGCTGTAAATTCGCATTGCTTCCCAGCATTCCTGGCTATTCCACCTGCACAGTTCAAACTAGTTCTGGATTCTATTATTTGGGCTTTCAAACATACAATGAGAAATGTTGCAGATACAG GGCTTCAAATACTTTATACTCTATTACAAAATGTTGCGCAAGAAGAGGCTGCTGCCCAGAGTTTTTATCAGACATATTTCTGTGATATCCTTCAGCACATTTTCTCAGTTGTAACAGACACCTCACACACTGCTG GTTTGACAATGCATGCATCAATCCTTGCATACATGTTCAACTTAgtagaagagggaaaaataagtACTCCATTAAACCCTGGGAATCCAGTGAACAACCAAATGTTTATTCAGGAGTATGTTGCTAATCTTCTCAAATCCGCTTTTCCTCATCTGCAAGA TGCCCAGGTTAAGCTGTTCGTAACTGGACTCTTCAGTTTAAACCAGGATATTCCTGCTTTCAAAGAACACCTAAGGGATTTCCTGGTACAAATTAAG GAATTTGCAGGTGAAGACACATCGGACTTATTCTTGGAGGAAAGAGAAACGGCCCTTCGGCAGGCTCAAGAGGAGAAACATAAACTTCAGATGTCTGTCCCTGGCATCCTTAATCCACATGAAATTCCTGAGGAGATGTgcgattaa